CTGTTGGAGGGAGTCAGAGAAACTTCTGGGACAAAGCATCCTGCAGCACGCGGGACAGACTGAGTCCGGATGTGGCCACCCGTTCATCCATCCACTTTGGGATGCTGACCGTTCGCTTGACTGCGCGTTTGTCCTTCGACTCACATCGGACCGGGGTGACGAACTCCTCTCCTTCGATGGGGATGTCTTTGACAGGGGATGACTTGGGGATATCCCGCGACGTCTCCAGCAAATATTGGACCCACTGGGACAGTGCGGACTGCGCCATGACAAGCGCATTCG
This sequence is a window from Oscillospiraceae bacterium. Protein-coding genes within it:
- a CDS encoding type II toxin-antitoxin system HicB family antitoxin produces the protein MEYVYPAVFHPNEDGSYTIVYPDLPGCISEGKSLANALVMAQSALSQWVQYLLETSRDIPKSSPVKDIPIEGEEFVTPVRCESKDKRAVKRTVSIPKWMDERVATSGLSLSRVLQDALSQKFL